The genomic stretch ATCTGCAAAGTCACATTCACCTTACATGTGCAGAAGCTCTTCTTTGCCCCAGGACATTGCTGTGATATAATTATATTGCTTATTGTTAGTAAGAGGCACAGCTTCAAAATTAAAGATGTGCTCAAGTGTTTTTCTGACCTGGTACATAACTAAGGGCAAGGCAAGGAAGATTCAGATGCTTGCTGAAGTTGGAAATTATTTGAAGGAATGAGCCTTAGAGACTACTAGGTCCTCTACTGTTTGCAGTGGTTGGGGTTAGATAGAAATCATTACATAAACACTTCAAGACATGCCATTAAAAGATGAAATGCAGTAGAGTTTATGTAGTAATGAATAACCTCATATCATGTCTCCTTACCACATTACTGATTTTAATTCTGCTGGGAAGTGGTAGCATTAAACATGATCATTTTGGATCTGGGAATGTTACAGAGGCGTGGAAGAATGTTTCATTTGTGAGCAAACGAGAGTCAGTAGCAGTTCCACTGGAAACTGAAGTATGTAAGATTCTGCACCCGATAAGTTGCTGAAAATTTGTGTTGAATATTTGACAGATTTTGTTGAGTACAGCGATGGAAATTAAGCCTTACTTTGTTTAGTCagtaataactttttttattatctgtttaTTGTAGGTTGGAAATCTCCCAAATGATTATATGATAACGCTTAAATATGTCCCGAAGATGGATAGTCTGGTATGTACAACCACTTCAAGTTAATCCCAATAAAATAGGCCACTGGAACCAGTAATGGCAGTAGCATTTTGTACCTAGTCCTATGGCTTAGTAAATTACAGTTAAATAATGGTTATTTCACTTTTCATATACTTTGCAAgtattcatttaaaagaaatgtagagAGATTCCTGCAGTCACTTAAACCCTTTTTAATTACAAGAATCTTAGAAAAATGATTCTTCATATcaaattttttaacattttatctgGAAAAATTCAGACTATGGTATTATTTCATCATGTCAACTGAAAATTGTTGCTTGCTTACAGAAATAGTTTCTCTATAATTGTACTTTGAGATACACTGTAGAATGTCCTTCTTGTTTCAGCCGCTGGACATGCCATTAAAGCACAACAAATACAGAGTGGCCAGTAAAGAGAACCCTGAATTCAGCAAGTGGTAGTGTCACTAACTAAACAAACTGGTAGAAAATGAGGACATTATTTCATTCAAACATTCTTTGTATTATTCTTTCTATATAATCCTATAGTTAATACATAGTGAGACTTTCAAATAAGCATCATCTACCTTTGTTAAAATTCTGTAACATTATGTATTAAAAACTTTTTCATCCTATCTTATTGCTTATTCTACtaaatatttttgatgtttttccttaattaaaaaaaaatattattagaatGATGCATGGTTGTTGCATACACTgcaagaaaaaggagagaagaaatcaAGGTGGAAGTAGAAATTATGCTGAATGCTATACTGTATTGTTTTAAGGAAagacaaaaagtaagaaaaggaCTGGTTTGTCATTTAAACTGAACACTATTGTGCCTGTCTTAAGAACCGTACACCTGCATCAGTAGTTGGAAATCATCTGGTAGATGTAAGAAGTTGGGTTTGTGTCTGTACAAAGTTTTTATTATGAAAATCCAATTTGTGTGATACACATGTAAAAATGCATTCTATCCTACAACATCATTACAAATCTAGCAATATTGCCTATTGATAGAATGATTCCCTATTGGGAACGATGCCAGAAGCAACATTCTCTCAGTCCTGAATGATAAGATGGCTGGAGGAAAAGGAGGCTGTGGGACAGAGAAGGGCCCTGAGCTGTGAGGTTATGAGGTATTATGGCAGATCTGGCAGTGTTCTTAGGAGTTTTGTTGGAAGCTCAACATGTTTACTAAAACTTAGAGTACTTTAGAAAACCTGGTTTCAACTTGATTCCTTAGACAGAAAATCTCTGCAGAACAAATGCTATGGGAGTCAGGTactatataatataatataattaaaCTAATGGAAAAATTTCCATTTCGGAAAATAGCCAATAtccagagaaaaaagaaagtaagacTGGCTGCCAACATTCCCTGGCTGCAGTGGCTTTTGAAATTCGATTATTTTGGTGCCTGATGTGATGAGATTCTTGTCTGTGGAGGACAGCCATAGTCTAAGCACGGCTCCCAGCTTTCTGGATGAGTGTGGTAGCTGATGGGTGAGAGCTGGGCTGGATCGGGGTTGTCCCCTTCGTCATGCTCCTGGGAAGGTTAGCACTGTGGATGAAGAAGGCCAGGGAGCCTGCTTGAGGCATACGTTCTGGTTGTTCTCACTGCTTAACTCTTACCTTGCTCTATAGTTCAATTTTGACTGCCAGCACACAGTTTCTTTTCTATAGTTTAAATGCCATGTCATCTTGTTGCATCATATCCAGAAACTTAGACCCAGTTTACATTTATGACAAGCAGCCAAGAAATAAATAGGAAGAAGAGAAGTTCAGAGCTGGGATTTCCATATTCTCTTTGCTCATACACCACTTTTAGTCATGGTGATGGTTCAGCTCTTGGTCACATGTCTTTGCAAGAGGATGTATTCAGCAGTATTCACATCCCACTTTGACAGATTCCTCTCTGGGGGGTTCAGATTGTGTTATGCATACCACTGCAAAGGCTGGCTGAATAAGTAGGTTTTGCTCTGGGTTCTGCATGGTCCCTGAAAGCTGGGAAACCCATGGCTTTGTGTAAGTTGAATGCCGTTTGTTCAGCACTGAAAGGATTGAAACGGTGCTCTTCGATTTTTTTCAATAGATTTCAATCTTCAGTGCGTTCATAAAGTGGGAAATGTACCCAAGGTAGCAAGTCTCAAATGCAGATGACTAAAGGTAAGAAGTCAGGGTGAATGCAAAGCAGATGGGAAGCCAGTGTAGTGCATGTAACAGGAACAGACTGACCCAATCCATTAAACAGAAGGGTTGTTGCATTATGCAACAAGGCATCTGAGTGACTTCAAATGTAGTCTCACATAGACTCAACTGAGTAGTCTAACCAGGagtttaaaaggcaaaaatgacAGCAACAGGGGTGAACTCAGAAGAGACAAACTTCTAACTTTTAGAAAGATGtagaaagaaaaagctaaataaGGACTAACTGGAAGTACAAGGGAAGTCAGGTTTGAGATTGCCCTAAAAGTTTACACCAAAAAGCGGAGTTAAACCTCCATTTCTCCTTGCAAACAATGTCACATTTCTCAATTTCAGCAGTTTCATCCCTGTGTTTGATAGGTATTGAGATAGCAAGTGCTAGCACAGCTTGctattactgaaaagaaaacttgaagCTCTTCTGAAATACAGCTTTGTAGGTCAGAACGGTTCAATCAGAGGAGACTCCCACGCACATGCTAAACCGTGGGAGCAGCAAAATAGATTCCCTGCTGGAATCGCCAAATGCTCACTAGGAGAAGTAGCAAGCTTTTGCTAGTCCCTGCCAAAGGAGAATGCACAACCGCAAAACCTCGGAGGAAAACGGTTTCCAGTTTTGCAGTTCAGGGCAGCACAGAAGTTCTGTGTCCATGTTCTTGCACCAAAGCGGAGGAAATTGCATTGTCTGTCTCATGAGAGCAATGGGACATGGCACAACACAGGCTTCTTGATCGGAGTACATTTCACTAAGCTTTCTCTGATTTATTTGCTTTTGCCTCTCCCCTCCCATTATTGTgcttgaaggaaaaaagagaatcaAGCCAAACACCATCCCTTtcacattttgtttcatttttttttaaatcattgctGAGGTAATTACAGAAAGTGATAATACTGACTTGCACTTGTTGTCAGTGTGTGAGAAGACGGTACACAAAAGTGAAAAGTCAGGTGGAGCTGAACAATGTATTTACATTGGGTTCTCTAAGCTTGGAAGCCTAATAGTTTGGTTAGTCTTTGAATGCATTCTGGTTTTTCCTCATCAAAAACATTTACACATGAAGGCAGAACACCTGTGTCACCAAGAAAGTAATTTGTTGCCAAGTGATTATATTGATAAATggataaatcttttttttttaataaaagaatcTGTATGCAGGTTTATTGCAGAAATAGAGTAAAAGAAGATTAAGTCTGGAAGCAGATACATCACCAAACACTTATTGTGCATTACAGAAGGTAGAGTGGATGGGTTCAGTGGATGCTGCCCATCCACTGGGCATCAATTGGTAACTGGTTTAGTGACACTGAAGTACTGAGGGGTTGGACCGAGCTGGACCAATATCTTCATATCTGGCAGACTTTAATGATCCTGAGACATTTTCAACCACTGAAAAACTAGCTGCACATATGGAACTATGGAACAAATGTTTCCTATAACATTTGCCATTAAAAGTTCAGCATTTATTGGGAAGGGATTTCCAGGTACACACTGCAGTGTGACTAATGGATTTTTGCTGACCATATTGAGTTAGGTTATTTTCTGGGCTGGGTGGCTTTTTTATTTGCTTAACTACTGCTATGTAAATCTAAGTAAAAGAAGTTAATGACTCCCTGTAAGGCAGCAAGATGAATGGCCAGATTTCAGTCACATGAACAGTTATACAAACTTATCTGCAAACTAAATGCATAGGTGTCAGTGAAAGGATTTGAACTGTATTCCAGTGACACAGATGTAGCAGATACCGTGACAGGCTGTACACCCTTTTGTCAGTGAAAactcaggaaaagaaagacttcTAGATCTAGATACTGTTCTGAGGAATGACATTTAGTGAAAAAGCTGAAGAGAAGGAGTTAACTAAGCTAACTAGTTTAAAGGTGAATAAAAGCACACATGAATTTAATGCAAAACGTTTATGGAAACCTCCCTCAGAAGAGATTTAAATCAAGAATTTTGGAGGTTAACTGGATCATGTAGGGtaacaataataaaatgaaaactgagatttgtttaaagaaagtctggaaaaaaatgataaagcagtagttatttaaaaaaaataaatacgttAATGAAAGCATAGACTAGTGTTCATAGTAGTATGTCCCAAGGCTCAAATTCTCAACAGACAGATGCTTAGCATTCATTGAGAACTTAATGAAGGGATGGCATTTAACAGACAATCATAAATATGTCAGTGTCAGTGAGAATAGAAATTTTACCAAAAGGACTGCAGAGAAAGTTGGCCACACTAAAGAAGACAAACTTTAATTTAGACTTTCAGGAtaatttaaattggaaaaaacaGTCTAATCTACTTTTGCGCATTGAACTGTTTAACCCGTTTTTGCAAAAGTCTGATATTTAATCTAgctctctgtttctctttttatCCCCTGACAGCCTAATCACTGTTGGTTGCATTTGATGGTGCCTGAATTTTCAAGGAGTCTACATAATCTTCTCCAgaaattttcagatatttcagatatGTCTGATGTTCTAAGCAACTATTCAATCATCAATAATCTCACAAGGATAATTAATGATCTTATGGCATGCCTAGCTTTTGATAAAAATAAGGTAATCTTATACAGAGTTTCTACTTTTATGctagatatttttatttgaactttCTGTTGCACAGTACTCAGTAATAGTTTAAAAATGTCCAAAGCTTCATTAGATTTGTTCTCATTTCTATTTCTGTACATCTGAAATCCTACTTTGTTTAGAAATGCAGTGAGTACACTGTGCTAATGTTGGCTAGTTGTTATCTcctgtttcaaaggaaaatggCTTACAAGGAATTACAGTATATACAACAACTTGTATACAGTTATTTAAGTAGTCAAAAATGTAACCATCATCTTAAAGATAATTAATTCTGGTCTGTTTGAAACTGGCAGAAATCTTCCTTGTGCATCCAGCTTATTCATTTTGCTAGTGATCATAATGTAAATTTAAAGATGATGTGGTTGAAGCTATTAATATACTCTTAGTACATATCACAGTGTGTGATGCTTTGAAAACTTCACCATGGTTTAACGAACTTTTATATACAAAGACATAGCAAAGACTACAGGATATCAGCCCATTTCCATGTGTTTCTGGATTCCAACAGCAGCTGGAAGGATTTCAGGAATCTCACAGAAGAGATGTCTGATTCTGTTGTGCAAGaatgatggggggaaaaaaaaaaccactttgtaATCCCTTACCCAGCTCCAACCAGTCtatcagtaattaaaaataaattctataatCAAAGGTTTTTGTCCCACTGAACAAAATGGGCAAAATCCATCATGTTCTTTAGAGCAAGGATTTAATCTTCCGTATACGTTTATTTTTGTCAAGTAAGTCTGTAGCTGTTCTAATTACACCTTTTTAACATCCAGAATTAATCAAATGGACTAAAACACTCAGTCTTATTTAGAGTGGCATAACTTTGTAACCTTTTCATATACCAGCATTATATTGTTGAGAGTATTCTTTAGACATTTCCTACCTTTCCATTTCAAACTGAATTCTGTCTAATCttcaatgtggttttttttttctgttcctgtccTGATGATTCAAAGCACTCAGCTGGGATGTGGTTAGGGAAGAGGAATTTTGTTTTGTAGAATGAAGAAGTAAATATCCTGTAACTCAGAAAAACAACTTGATATTGATTTCCTCAGAGAAGAATGATCTTAAATCTAGTCCTTTCAGCATTAAACATAAAATCATCTTGGAGTCAAAGCTAGGAAGTTTTCCTTAGTACATATTTAACCTATGTTCTTACCACTGTCCTCCTTCTTGGGAGTACAGAGTAACCCCAGGTCACATTTGACCTGCTGGCATAAGAAACAGTTGTTATGAAAGCCATAGtcaggtaaaaaggaaaaaaaaaaaaaaaaagataactgtcAATGATCTTAACATGGACCTTAATCTTGATAACACACTTGTCTGTTAGACCTCAGACTGATTTGGCTTCCTTGTTTATAGTCCTGCTCTTATTTTTAGGTCCATTATCAGGGATCTCAGACTGCTTCTGTGCAGTATTGTATCCTAGCTATTGTATTCTCTTCCCTGTACTCTTATGATAATAGCTATGATTGTGTTGTGTTCCTGTGTTCAGATTAAAAGGATCATGTGGAACATTGTAAAGTAATGTGAAATCAAGGtaattttttaaatgggaaaataaaaaaaagtcttcatttttggTGTAGGATGGAGACTGCCTTTCATTGCTTGGCAATTTTACAACACTggattaataatttatttctatttgcaAAGCTAATTTGAAATCCTTGGATCAGAGGGCTTGTATGTTTCATAAAGATTGCATACAGCAAATTTAGTCCTCTTCAGGTTaaaaatttaaactattttgtGTCGTCTTTGAATATTTTATCATCTGTTGAGGTGCTGAAATGAGCATCTCTCTTGACCTTCTTTCAAGCTGAATTCTATTTTTTACCCTAggattttgtaaaagaaaatggtCACCTTTATGAAGAAGGTCGCTTCATTCCTGAGGATTTTTTTAGGCACTTTAATAGTACCATTGAAGTCTACAAGGAGTTTGCAGATACATTGGACAAGAATGACTGCATTCTGCCTTCAACAGTAGAAACACCAGAGAATGGTAAGATTGCTGTCGTTTGAGGGAACAGAATATAAGTAGATACAAATGGGTgattttcctttgatttcagaGATGCTAAGGATCCGATGCTGTACCTCCATGTCTCCTTTTTACTGCCAGTTTAAAATTACTACCAACACCAAAGCTTGTATTTCTGTTCTAAATTGAGTTCTATCTGGCAGTAAAACTAGTGCCATCATTCCTAGTGACGTCATTCCTTAATATAATCCAAATAACCTCACAATACTCTGCTCTGTTTCTTCTCATCCCAAATATATCCTGGTTTGTCTTTTTACGTTGTTCTTCTTATCTTCTATTAATGTTCTATTTAATTTCTATAAGGTAGTAAAGGAGCCTAAGATTGCACTACTGAGAGGATAGGAAGCTAAGACAAGTTGTAAATTACAGCAGCATCAAGTCGCTTCCATATTCATCCCACCCCTCCTGAAAAGGGCCATGTTTACTTCATCTAAAAATTTTAACCAGCTCAAGTCAGGCTCCTGCAGTTCATTCTCATCCTTTCAGTAAATGGAGGTTTTGTATTCTCTTTTCGTTTACCCTTTCCAGTGACAGCTATTAGTTTTTTAATTAGAGCAACATATCCAGTTGTACAGTTATACCAGTAGTACCTAGAAGTAGATCAGTGCCATAACCTAAGAACTTGTTTAAAGCAATTGcttttccaaaacatttattcagcagcagctcagtgtgTAGACCCATCTGCCTCTTAATAAGACTGCCTTTTTTGGCTTAATCCACTTTATAGACATCTCTGTAGCCAGATTTTTAAAACAGCCCTAGAGCCACATCAGAGTAGCCTTATAGCCCATTATCTTATCTAGAGGGAACTGTATTTTAAGTTACATAATGCTGACACACTCGTTTTCTATTTAGATTCCAGAGTCGCTGtcacaaaaacatttttgtttcctcctgTTGCTGCCAGCTCCCTTAGGAATGACAGCATTGGCAGTAACACTAGCAGTAACAGTAAGTACAAGTGATTGAATTAATATATGTGTCTCAGTTTTGTTCTGGTAGCTGGTTGTTACGAGAGCTCAGAGGAAAACAATGTCATTAATTGTGCAAATTAATGGGAAGTTACTTGTGCCTGATGGTGTACCATGTGTTTCTCAGCTGTCATACTGTAATGCAATGAACTTATCTAATCAAAATTTAGAAATGCTATCAAGTTAAAATGATGTGACAGCCCTCTACAACTTGGAGAGGGCAGGTCTCTTCGTTTTGGCTGTCGTGAGGTCTCGCTAGTCATATGGCCTCAGAAAACTTGGCTGTCCCAGACACCTCATTTTAACTCTCAGAAAAGGAAGTTGCTCCCAGTGAACAGAATAGCTGTCCTAAATCAGGCCTAGGGTGCTCATGTGGACAGAGGTTGCCTGTACATTGCATTTTGAGAGCACTGTCAATCCCAAGCTTGACACCAAACCTGAAGGCAGTTCTCATGTTTCCTTGCTGTAGTAGCAGTAGGACCAGCTCCCACAGGCAATGTGcttttggttcaggtcaaggaaaaGGTCACTACACTTTCTGGAGGCTCTAGTCTCTCTGACATGGCCATCTCCGTGTTTCTCATCTGTCTTGGTTAGTGTATTACATGACTGGTCACTGACAGATAAGAGATCCCGGAACTGGTGCTGTAAGAGCCTCCACATTGCCCATCACGAGGTCAGAAAGGGTATAGGAATCTGAGGTAAAGAGAAACAGGGAAGTTTCAGGGGTTTTTATGTGACATCATGTATAATAGGGTGAATACTCCTTGGAGCTTTCCATGTGAACAAAAGAAGGGGATTTTCCTTAGAGGTTTCTGAAATGGTGATTAAAGCTTAACCATGTTATTGTTTCCCTTCTTCCTGTTTCCCAAACACAACAGAATGATAATGTGTATTTCTTTCATAATTTCCCCCTTTCACTTCACAAGCATCCGTGCTATCTAAATGTGTAATGATGAAGTGTGTGGCTGGTACTCCTTGTGCTTAAGAAAACATGGGCAAAGGGGCAGCCTGATGTAGCCTGGTGGGCATGATGGTAGTTCCTGATGGTGGGACAGATACTAAGATTGAGTTTCTTCTCATGCTGCTTCTCTTAGTTATTCTCGGGGTTTTTATCACCATGCATGCTACCCCTTAGCTGGCTCACAGCTACTGTCATATTTGAAGCCCTTCCTGATTGCTTTCTAATTAAGAGAAGGTCTTAAGTCATTGTTCCCCAAAACCCTCTGAGTATAAGGTTGAAACAAAAACCATCTTTGACTCCTGGCTGCCAGCCTGCTTCCCTGGAACAGAGAAGTCTCACTGCTGTAAATTCCTCTCCAAGAGGTCACAGAGCTGGCTGCAAATAACCTGATGAGCCCAGGGCCAATTATGAGGCACCAGGAGGGAGCTAAAAACTACATACCTGTGTCTCTCAGGTCTGAACATGTGataatttttgctttcactgCTAGAGGAAGAATATTCAGCTGTAGCCTCAAGTAATGGGAGTGGATCAAGGAGCCAAAAGACATATTACAGGAGCAGTACAGATGAAAGGAGCTTGACCCAGTATAGTAACATGAGGGATGCCAGGCAGTGCAGCAGAGTGTGGCACCTGTGTCTGTACTGTGGAGGGGAGTACAGAAGCAGGTTTATCAATCTTTTGTTATAATTGGAACTGATAATCAAGTAGGaaaaaagactaattaaaataATGCACTAAGTCAAAGAAATTGCTTGACTGGCCATATGCTGTACAGGTGTGTTTTAACTGATTATCATTCTCTTAAGCAATTTATTGGAAAATTGGATATCAGTTAACAGTCTGATGTAGAAATGACATGAGGACTGCATGTCTGGAGCTGGGGACAGTTTGAACTCGTAATCAGATTAAATTACATTAACTTGGACATTGGATGCTGCCTGGTTACACTTTAGTtatttgtttggagttttttgcAGGGAGAGATCTGTGGCATCTTTACTGGCATCTCTCTCTGACTCCCTGAAAATGGTCTTAAGTACTGATTTTAGTTTTGTCTTGGCTTTATTGCTGAGTaagctttcttttttacttaACCCCTACGTTCTTGGAAGGAACAACAATGAATAAACCTTATTGCTTCCCATGTGAAGACGCCCCAGCACAGGGGATCCTGTCTGCTGGCTTCAGTACTGTTCTCAGAACAGTACCACTAGAGTTAAACctcagaaagcaaaacatttggAGAAGAGAGGAAACCTGAATAAAGCATCTCCAGACACAAACCACTGTaatgtgggttttgtttctttttaaatgaccctctaattttaaacagttttaagatgagctatttaaaattaatgttttctagaTCATTTAGAAGCACTCACTGTTTGCAAAAGAACCTCTCCACATTAATaataaattttgaatttattaGTAAAGTCTGTGTAGTTAGATGAACTGCTCTTAAGTCCAAATTCTAATTATATAAACCTGAAGTTCAtaatctaataaaataatttatgaaataattaTCATAGAAATTGTATGTAATATAAATTagctaaattacattttttaatgttgctACATTTGTTGAGTCATATTTCATGACTTCATTGTTATTACGCAGCAATAATGTTAAACTACTAATAGAGTAGAATCTTGACTAAATCTACACCAAAAGTCTTAACTCCAACTAAGTGTAAAATGTAACAGTTATCCCGTTCTCATCCTTGTAATATTGAATGTAGATCTGTGGCATGCTCCGTCTCCACTTTTCCCCCATAAAAATCTCAGACAACACCACCACCGCCAATTTAtttaggttggtttgttttcttctctttatgcTACACGACTGTAGTCCAATTTAAATTCCAAATAACTGTTTAAGTCCCAGTCTCATTGATATTTCTCTGGATTGTTATACCAAGCATACTCTAGAGAATTCAGATGAGCTGGTCCCCATGTAATGAACAAGTGTCAGGATAAGAAGTCTTGAGTCCTGATCTTTTCTTTCAGTGGTTGAACCAAACAATAAATagtgatgtttttttttcccatcagatgAATCTCATGTTGCTCTGATTAAAGCTTGAACTTACTAGCTGTTACTAACACTTCTCACTCAATTTAGTGCCGTggtattatttatattttcatggaAAGTTCAGTGTTGCTTTATTCCAGTTTTGCCTATAATTTCCTAACAGTAATTTAGCTTTATTATTCAGTACTGAACAGCTCATAGAACATGTAAACACAGAGATCTCTGTAACTGGTTTTAGGAATAAGGTGTCCTTTTATAATTAAGAAAAGAATACTGTAGTTTAATTCAGTAATTGCACAACAATTTGAAAATGTGCACTGATGACTTAATGCAATTGGTGTTGCCTCTGTGCCTTTGTTACCTTGTTCCAACTTTAAAGTTAATGTAAAACCCTAATGAACAGGTGAGAGCTGCTCTGCGTTTTTACAGATAAGATCTAGTGGTAATTGTGTTGGAGCTGAGCAGAAGTAAACTGAAAATTCCTTTGAGACATATACGGCAAAAAAATCAAGCCAGTGTTTTGAATCATAACTGGTTACTAAACCTACACACATGGCTCAAGGTGGAGAGCAGCTCAATAACTTCATTGTGTAGCTGAGTGGCTCTTCATGTTAATATATTTTGTTCACAGCTTAACATCTCAAAGTCCATGAAGACTATGTATAAATCAATATCACATGAGCTCATTCCCTTGCGGAATAGTCCACAAGGTGCAGAGTGAGAGCTCTGAGAGATGCTGGCCTGCTTCCTTTTGCACCTTGCTTGATAGGGTCTGTTTTAAGTGAATAATATACTAACTGCAAAGCTAGCAGTTCCTCTGGCATTGCCCAAGGGGTTCACAAAGTTACCAATACAcctggttcctcctcttccttctcctacTCTGCCTTTACAATTGCTTTTTAACTTTCTGTGTAGAACTCTAAAGTTTTTAACATAGGAAAAGGTCCCTCTGGAAGGAATAAAAACCTATTGGCAACCAGATTGCTTTccttatttcccttttcttcattaaaacacaAGTCCCCAGGAGGTTCTCCAGACTGAAAATTCTACAACCTGTTCAGTTTTAGATGTTAGTATAAATAAAAGGCACATGAAGAAAACTGCCATGATGCATTTCATGCTCTCCAGATCTTTTGAGAGACTTTTTCTGGACTTGCAAGTGAAATTAAATAATCTGTTATTTGCTTTTTAAGGTAGTTATGGTTTAAGTAAACTTTaagttttaaagtaatttttaagttaactttaaaa from Athene noctua chromosome 3, bAthNoc1.hap1.1, whole genome shotgun sequence encodes the following:
- the KITLG gene encoding kit ligand isoform X1 is translated as MKKAQTWIITCFCLQLLLLNPFVKAQSSCGNPVTDDVNDIAKLVGNLPNDYMITLKYVPKMDSLPNHCWLHLMVPEFSRSLHNLLQKFSDISDMSDVLSNYSIINNLTRIINDLMACLAFDKNKDFVKENGHLYEEGRFIPEDFFRHFNSTIEVYKEFADTLDKNDCILPSTVETPENDSRVAVTKTFLFPPVAASSLRNDSIGSNTSSNKEALGFISSSSLQGISIALTSLLSLLIGFILGAIYWKKTHPKSRPESDETTQCHDCQEENEISMLQQKEKEHLQV
- the KITLG gene encoding kit ligand isoform X2 — its product is MDQCKTWIITCFCLQLLLLNPFVKAQSSCGNPVTDDVNDIAKLVGNLPNDYMITLKYVPKMDSLPNHCWLHLMVPEFSRSLHNLLQKFSDISDMSDVLSNYSIINNLTRIINDLMACLAFDKNKDFVKENGHLYEEGRFIPEDFFRHFNSTIEVYKEFADTLDKNDCILPSTVETPENDSRVAVTKTFLFPPVAASSLRNDSIGSNTSSNKEALGFISSSSLQGISIALTSLLSLLIGFILGAIYWKKTHPKSRPESDETTQCHDCQEENEISMLQQKEKEHLQV
- the KITLG gene encoding kit ligand isoform X3 gives rise to the protein MKKAQTWIITCFCLQLLLLNPFVKAQSSCGNPVTDDVNDIAKLVGNLPNDYMITLKYVPKMDSLPNHCWLHLMVPEFSRSLHNLLQKFSDISDMSDVLSNYSIINNLTRIINDLMACLAFDKNKDFVKENGHLYEEGRFIPEDFFRHFNSTIEVYKEFADTLDKNDCILPSTVETPENEEALGFISSSSLQGISIALTSLLSLLIGFILGAIYWKKTHPKSRPESDETTQCHDCQEENEISMLQQKEKEHLQV